In Pseudomonadota bacterium, the DNA window ATGAAACGAAGGTGCTCTATGCGATAAACCCTGATAAGGATGTGGACGGATTTCATCCGGTCAATGTTGGAAGGCTTATGATGGGGGAAGCACGTTTTTATCCCTGCACACCTTACGGGATACAGCAGTTGCTTATCAGAAGCGGTATTACAATCGATGGCGCCGAGGTCGTGGTTGTCGGGAGAAGCAACATCGTAGGGAAACCGATTGCAATGATGCTTATACAGAAGGCAAAAGGAGCAAATGCAACGGTGACAATATGTCATACAGGAACAAAAGACCTTGCCTTCCATACAAGAAGGGCTGATATACTTATTGTTGCTGCAGGGAGGCCAAAGGCAATAACGTCTGACATGATAAAAGAGGGTGCAGTGGTAATAGATGTGGGTGTAAATAGAATAGGGATTACGCCTGAAGGAAAGGCAAAACTGTGTGGGGATGTTGATTTTGAGGCAGTGAAGGAAAAAGCTGCGGCAATTACACCTGTGCCAGGAGGTGTGGGGCCTATGACGATAACAATGCTGATGCTGAATACAATAAAGGCAGCAAAGATGACAGTAAGCAGTAAGGAGTAGACAGTAAGCAGATGAGATAAAGAGAAGGCAAACACTGAATTATATGAGATGGAGGTTTAAATGGCTGATTATTCATACGAAGAAAAAGAAAATTTTGAGGGGAAAAAGGTTAGGGTTTTAGGACCCACCTATGAAGAAGGCAAACCTGAGAGTAGCGGCAACTGGAAGGAAAAACTTGGAACACGTGATGATGCCATGAACTATCTGAGGACAGCTCTCCGTTACTGGTATAGCAAAGACTGGTATGGAAGCGAGAAACGGAAACAAGAAGCATGATTTTTTTAGCGTAGAGCGTTGAGCATAGAGCGGAGAGTTTAAACTCCATGCTCTCAGCCCCAAGCTCTCAGCTAATAAAGACAGGAGGGGAGATGGCGTTTGAGATTCCAAAGATAAATTATACTGGTAAGATAAGAGAGGTAAGCATTGGGATGGGGCAGAAGGCAATAAAGATAGGAGGAGAAGGGTGCTACCCATTCTATTTATTTGAAGGAAAGATGCCCAATCCTCCGAGGGTAGCCTTTGAAGTGTGGGATCATGAACCCCAGGACTGGCAGGACTGGGCAATAGAGCCATTCAAGGATGTAATTCATGACCCTGTTGCATGGGCGAAAAAATGTGTGGATGTCTATGGGGCAGAGATCATCACCCTCCAGTTAAAAAGTGCAGACCCGAATGGCATGAACAGGGATGTAGAGGATGTTGTAGCAGTTGTAAAGAATGTTGTGGACGCTATGGATATTCCGCTTATTATGTGGGGTTGTGGAAACGATGAAAAGGACGCTGCCCTGCTACGGAGGGTAGTTGAAATATGTGAGGGCAAAAATGTTTCTATAGGCCCGCTCGCTGAAAAAAATTACAAACAGATTGGCGCCATGGCAATTGGATATAGTCAGGTTGTGATTGCATCAACGCCGATAGATGTGAACCTTGCAAAACAGTTGAATATTCTCCTCGGGAATCTGGGTGTGCAGGATGAAAAGATTATTGTTGACCCCACAACAGGCGGTCTGGGTTATGGGCTTGAATACTCTTATTCTGTGATAGAAAGAGACAGGATGGCAGCACTTACTCAGGAAGATGTAAAATTGCAATACCCTATTGTGTGTAACCTTGCGCATGAGGTCTGGAAGACAAGGGAAACAAGACTGAAAAGAGATGA includes these proteins:
- the folD gene encoding bifunctional methylenetetrahydrofolate dehydrogenase/methenyltetrahydrofolate cyclohydrolase FolD, producing MSAKIISGTEIAAKIREELKEEVIHLKEKYGIVPGLVTIIVGENPASVSYVTAKQKTAKELGFYSIQEDTPEDVSEEALLALINKHNKDPKIHGILVQLPLPKHINETKVLYAINPDKDVDGFHPVNVGRLMMGEARFYPCTPYGIQQLLIRSGITIDGAEVVVVGRSNIVGKPIAMMLIQKAKGANATVTICHTGTKDLAFHTRRADILIVAAGRPKAITSDMIKEGAVVIDVGVNRIGITPEGKAKLCGDVDFEAVKEKAAAITPVPGGVGPMTITMLMLNTIKAAKMTVSSKE
- a CDS encoding acetyl-CoA decarbonylase/synthase complex subunit delta, whose protein sequence is MAFEIPKINYTGKIREVSIGMGQKAIKIGGEGCYPFYLFEGKMPNPPRVAFEVWDHEPQDWQDWAIEPFKDVIHDPVAWAKKCVDVYGAEIITLQLKSADPNGMNRDVEDVVAVVKNVVDAMDIPLIMWGCGNDEKDAALLRRVVEICEGKNVSIGPLAEKNYKQIGAMAIGYSQVVIASTPIDVNLAKQLNILLGNLGVQDEKIIVDPTTGGLGYGLEYSYSVIERDRMAALTQEDVKLQYPIVCNLAHEVWKTRETRLKRDDDPKLGDEKKRSILMESITAMSLLIAGADIVIMRHPEGVALVKDMIKELIV